The nucleotide window CCCGACTCGAGCACGCCGGCCTCGATCGTCGACTGGTCGACGCCGTGTTCCACGGCGTTGCGAAACAGGTTCTCGAGCAGACTCGCGAGCAGGGACGGATCCGCCCGAATCGGAGCCGACTCGACGACCCGAACCGTTGCATCGTCCGTCTCGACGTGTGCCCACGCCCGCTCGACGGCCGTCGCGAGGTCGATTGGCTCCGGGTGCTCGACGTCGTCGGCCGTCGCGAGCACCAGCGCGTCGTCGATGATCGTCTCCATGCGCTCGAGCGACGATCGAAGCACCTCCTCGGCGGATCCGTCCGCCGACACGTCCGCTGCCGGATCGAGCTCGACGTCCTCGAGCGACTGCGCCGTTGCGAGGGCGATCGACAGCGGGTTTCGGAGGTCGTGTGAGAGCAACGTGGCGAACGCTTCCATCCGCTCGGCCTGCTCGCGAGCCTGCTGCTCGAGGCGTCGTCGCTCTGTGATCTCGACGTGCATCACGAGGACGTACCGCTCGCCGTCGTGGCGATATCCCATCGCATCCATCGTGAACCAGTGCTTTTCGGACGGCGTGTGACACGGATACTCGAGTGAGAACGTCTCTCGTTTGCCAGCGGCGACCGCACGAATGCCACGCGCCGCGGTGGCCGCGTCTTCGCCGGAACTGGCGTCACAGATCTCGAGATAGTTGACGCCGACGTCGGCCGCTCCCGCTGCCAACCTCTGTTCGTCGCCGAACGCGCTCCACGCTCGGTTCGTGTAGACGATCACGCCGTCCGAATCGAGGATCGCGACGTGTGCCGGAAGCGCGTCGAACCCAGCACCGACGAACGAGCCGGAGGTGTCCATCATCGGATACTGAGTGCTCGTGCTACTTGAACGATTTCGCTGTCGGGCCGGACGAACCGACGACGCGAGCGCGGTGCTAACGTAACTATTGAAACGATTCATGCACCCATCACACAGCCGTCGTGCGGTGGGGTGTGCATCGATTTCAGTGGCTCCGATACTCGAATCTCACTCGCTGGACGGCAACCGGTAGGTCGCGCCGTCGTCGGTGTCCTGCACCTCGATGCCCAGCGCCTCGAGTTCGTCGCGCAGTTCGTCGGCGCGCTCGTAGTTGCCCGCCTCGCGCTCCTGTTCGCGTACGTCGAGAACGAGGTCGACCACGTCACCCGCCAGCGCGGCTGTGCCGGTCGTCTCGCCGCCGAACGAGAGGCCGAGAATCGCCCCGAACTCCTCGAGCGTCTCGACGGCTCGACGGAGGCCGCGGTAGTCGTACTCCTCGCGGCCGTCGACGTGGGCGTTGATCACCGTCGCGATCGACAGCAGCGCCGACTGCGCCTCGCGCGTGTTGAAGTCGTCGTTCATCGCCTCGACGAACGACGTTCGGGCATCATCGACCGCCTCGCGGAGCGCTTCGGCTTCGACTTTCGTCCGGGCATCGGGCGAGTCGACTGCTTCGACGGCCGCCTCGTAGGCGCGCTCGAGCCGGTCCCAGCGCTCTTCGGCCTCGGCGATCGTCTCGTCGCTGTAGAGTTGCTGGCTGTTGTACGAGCCCGCAGTGAGGAAGGTTCGAAGGACGTTGGTACCCCACTGGTCGACGGCCTCGTCGACGGTGACGAAGTTGCCGAGACTCGAGGACATCTTCTCCTCGCCCATCTGGAACAGTTCACAGTGCAACCAGTAGTTGGCGAAGCGCTGGCTCGTCGCGGCCTCGGATTGGGCGATCTCGTTTTCGTGGTGGGGGAAGACGAGGTCCCGGCCGCCGACGTGGATGTCGAGGGTCTCGCCCAAGTGGGTCATGCTCATCGCCGAGCACTCGATGTGCCAGCCGGGGCGGCCCTCGCCCCACGGCGACTCCCACATCTGTCCCGTCGGTGTCGCACAGCCGTGGTCGACGCCCTCGTGGCGATGTTCGGCGACCGCGTCCGCGTCGACGCCGCCGGCTTTCCAAAGCGCGAAGTCCGCCGGATTGCGCTTCTCCGAGCGCTCGTCCGGATCGCCCTGAGACTCGATCTCCTCGAGTTCCTGATTCGAGAGTTTGCCGTACTCCTCGAAGCTGGCGACGTCGAAGTAGACCGAGCCGTTGGATTCGTAGGCGTAGCCGTTCTCGATCAGCGTCTCGACGAGGTCGATGATCTCGGGGACGTGTTCTGAGACGCGCGGGTACACTTCCGCGCGCAGGAGGTTGAGCGCGCGCATATCCGCGAGCGTCCGTTCGATGTAGGTTTCTGCGACGTCGGCTTCGTCCTCGCCTAAGTCGTCTTCGCCCACGCGGGCGACGATTTTCTCGTTGATATCGGTGAAGTTCTCGACGTGGCGGACGTCGTAGCCGAGGTACTCGAGCCAGCGGTGCATGACGTCGACGTGGACCCACGAGCGTGCGTGGCCCAGGTGTGGCGGATCCGAAACCGTCAGGCCACAGTAGTAGAGCAAGACGTTCTCCGGGTCCTGTGGCTCGAACGGCTCTTTCTCGCCCGTCAACGTGTTCGTCACGTGCAGGGTCATGACGCTCAGTTCCCGCGGCCGGTAGTTAAACCGTGTGGTGGCCGCTCGAGCGGTCTGGACCGGTTGCGCCCCCGAGACCGTTACTCGACCGGCACGGCCTCGAGTGCGCGCTCGACTGCCCGTAACGCGTTGGCCCCCTCGAGTCTGTCGACGACGACGAGCAATACCCCGTCGCCGACGGCTGCCGAATTCGGCACGAGCCCCTCGAGCGACAGGTGCTCGATGGCTTCGGCGAGCACCCTCGCGTCGACGTCGCCGGTCGCGAGGATCGCGGTCCGCTCGCCGCTGCTGGGACCGACTGCGGTGTCGCCGAGCGCGAGCAGCGCCTCGTCCGTCCCCGTCTCGATCGGGCCGATACCGCTCTCCATTCGAACCTGCACGTCGCGCGACTTGGTCTCGTAGGTCGACAGCTCCTCGGCGTACCGTCGCAGGGCCGTCGCGATCGCGTCCGTCTCCCCGTCGACCTCGAGAAACCGGGCAGCGGCGGTGTAGTTGACGACGCCCGCTCGAAGCGCCGCGACGAGAAACGGATTCGCATCGGCGGCGCGGCGGGTCTCGGCTGCCAGTGACATACCGATATCCGCGGACTGCGCCGGTATAAAGTCGACGACCGTCGCGCCCACCTCGCCAACGACGCCACCCGATACCA belongs to Natronorubrum aibiense and includes:
- a CDS encoding PAS domain-containing sensor histidine kinase, yielding MDTSGSFVGAGFDALPAHVAILDSDGVIVYTNRAWSAFGDEQRLAAGAADVGVNYLEICDASSGEDAATAARGIRAVAAGKRETFSLEYPCHTPSEKHWFTMDAMGYRHDGERYVLVMHVEITERRRLEQQAREQAERMEAFATLLSHDLRNPLSIALATAQSLEDVELDPAADVSADGSAEEVLRSSLERMETIIDDALVLATADDVEHPEPIDLATAVERAWAHVETDDATVRVVESAPIRADPSLLASLLENLFRNAVEHGVDQSTIEAGVLESGDGSEPTVEGFYVADDGPGIPPADRDRIFESGYTTEAAGTGFGLAIVKRVVDAHGWSVAVTESDAGGARFEIRTNPSLESGTSERSNR
- the cysS gene encoding cysteine--tRNA ligase encodes the protein MTLHVTNTLTGEKEPFEPQDPENVLLYYCGLTVSDPPHLGHARSWVHVDVMHRWLEYLGYDVRHVENFTDINEKIVARVGEDDLGEDEADVAETYIERTLADMRALNLLRAEVYPRVSEHVPEIIDLVETLIENGYAYESNGSVYFDVASFEEYGKLSNQELEEIESQGDPDERSEKRNPADFALWKAGGVDADAVAEHRHEGVDHGCATPTGQMWESPWGEGRPGWHIECSAMSMTHLGETLDIHVGGRDLVFPHHENEIAQSEAATSQRFANYWLHCELFQMGEEKMSSSLGNFVTVDEAVDQWGTNVLRTFLTAGSYNSQQLYSDETIAEAEERWDRLERAYEAAVEAVDSPDARTKVEAEALREAVDDARTSFVEAMNDDFNTREAQSALLSIATVINAHVDGREEYDYRGLRRAVETLEEFGAILGLSFGGETTGTAALAGDVVDLVLDVREQEREAGNYERADELRDELEALGIEVQDTDDGATYRLPSSE
- a CDS encoding DUF7523 family protein translates to MSLAAETRRAADANPFLVAALRAGVVNYTAAARFLEVDGETDAIATALRRYAEELSTYETKSRDVQVRMESGIGPIETGTDEALLALGDTAVGPSSGERTAILATGDVDARVLAEAIEHLSLEGLVPNSAAVGDGVLLVVVDRLEGANALRAVERALEAVPVE